The Fibrobacter sp. UWR2 genome contains a region encoding:
- a CDS encoding fibrobacter succinogenes major paralogous domain-containing protein, translating to MTKRLVYILVALLAVSGFAATQESLVDKRDGKKYKTVKIGDQTWMAENLNYGMQDSYCYNDDESNCKKYGRLYSWKAALYACPVGWHLPGNIDFKTLYESAGGKQVAGKKLKNKEGWNNNGNGTDDFGFSALSAGAKDNNGRYIVEGYLTLFWGSMEKDCDKAFGLLLNFGADSVNLEFGSKDFRWSVRCIKDETVVSATEVTVDSVTDSRDGQTYKTLKIGTQTWMAKNLNYKADSSFCYDNEESNCAKYGRFYTWQTALKACPSGWHLPSKAEFETLIGSVGDKQVAGRYFKSKEGWNYSGNGTDSFGFSVLPAGYTDDKGKSGREGSSAFFWSSAENNSSKAYYMSLSCFGLNASLSDTGKNIAFSVRCVKD from the coding sequence ATGACGAAAAGACTTGTTTACATCTTGGTTGCGCTTTTGGCGGTCTCTGGGTTTGCGGCAACGCAAGAATCTTTAGTTGACAAGCGTGACGGGAAAAAATATAAGACAGTAAAGATTGGCGACCAGACCTGGATGGCGGAGAACCTTAACTACGGGATGCAGGATAGCTATTGCTATAATGACGACGAATCAAATTGCAAAAAGTATGGCCGTTTGTACTCTTGGAAGGCTGCACTATATGCTTGCCCAGTAGGTTGGCACTTGCCGGGCAATATTGATTTTAAAACATTGTACGAATCTGCCGGCGGTAAACAGGTCGCAGGCAAAAAATTAAAGAACAAGGAAGGCTGGAACAATAACGGCAACGGCACAGATGATTTTGGGTTCTCGGCGCTCTCTGCTGGCGCAAAGGACAACAATGGACGTTACATCGTTGAGGGCTACCTCACGCTCTTCTGGGGTTCTATGGAGAAAGATTGCGACAAAGCGTTCGGCTTGCTGTTGAACTTTGGCGCCGACAGTGTGAACCTGGAATTCGGTAGTAAGGATTTCAGGTGGTCAGTCCGTTGTATAAAGGACGAAACTGTTGTTTCTGCAACCGAAGTGACCGTGGACTCGGTGACTGATTCTCGCGATGGTCAAACCTACAAGACTCTTAAAATCGGTACGCAGACTTGGATGGCGAAGAACCTGAACTACAAAGCGGACTCTAGTTTCTGCTACGATAACGAGGAAAGCAACTGTGCCAAGTACGGTCGCTTTTATACATGGCAAACTGCTTTAAAGGCTTGTCCGAGCGGTTGGCACTTGCCGAGTAAGGCAGAATTTGAAACATTGATCGGATCTGTTGGCGATAAGCAGGTCGCAGGCAGATATTTTAAGTCCAAGGAAGGCTGGAACTATAGCGGCAACGGCACGGATTCTTTCGGGTTCTCGGTACTCCCTGCTGGCTATACGGACGACAAAGGAAAATCTGGCCGGGAGGGCTCTAGCGCGTTCTTCTGGAGTTCGGCCGAGAACAATAGCAGCAAGGCGTACTACATGAGCTTGAGCTGCTTCGGCCTCAATGCGTCCTTGAGCGACACCGGTAAGAACATCGCGTTCTCGGTGCGCTGTGTGAAGGACTAG
- a CDS encoding TonB family protein has protein sequence MPEPNGAYQGCWYTSDATAMTEFEVTAVGLITRTWTVEGGKVTKSTLYDDGNPPMVDEITEIRSQGRIFFLFSKFFPFFLLFWRVQTQEGLAMKKSILILGAVLAILTGCAKTMQLNDPALYDQYLTRTYNQPHDACYNAVIRTFAGRGVELTKADPMAGRIVTERHIAMLYAGYGTIGAVSHRYYIDVKGDKKTCTIKVTKYKAWKGDNEVPYVDPDQLYNYYWAPLFGGFESNFEEDEDDAIRSSKSLDAVMNQHYGELDDIYKQYMEDNKKRFEGKVALKFTIAASGKIIDISIESTTTNELEFDQQIKQAVSTWDFGEIPGSNNKTIIVPFSFKDDEKQASASNGSGGIADGHATAQENEVKAKGPRSAADVMKVVEHRTPSLRNIYNKYREKNPGFEGRVVLKFTIGPDGKVVSMSIKSSTSNNAKFDEEIKKKVSEWNFGAAGAGNTTVTIPFVFSE, from the coding sequence GTGCCGGAACCGAACGGTGCATATCAGGGTTGCTGGTACACCTCCGATGCTACTGCCATGACCGAGTTCGAAGTAACGGCCGTCGGCCTGATTACTAGGACATGGACTGTCGAAGGCGGGAAGGTCACGAAGAGCACGCTATATGATGACGGCAACCCGCCGATGGTTGACGAAATAACAGAAATCCGGTCGCAAGGCCGGATTTTTTTCCTATTTTCGAAATTTTTCCCCTTCTTTTTATTATTTTGGAGAGTACAGACACAAGAAGGACTCGCCATGAAGAAATCTATACTTATCCTTGGAGCCGTACTCGCCATCCTCACCGGCTGCGCAAAGACCATGCAGCTGAACGACCCCGCACTTTACGACCAGTACCTCACCAGGACCTACAACCAGCCCCACGACGCGTGCTACAACGCGGTTATCAGGACCTTCGCGGGCAGGGGTGTGGAACTTACCAAGGCCGACCCCATGGCGGGCCGAATCGTGACGGAAAGGCACATCGCCATGCTCTATGCCGGGTACGGGACGATTGGCGCGGTTTCGCACCGCTACTACATCGACGTGAAGGGCGACAAGAAAACATGTACCATCAAGGTGACCAAGTACAAGGCCTGGAAGGGCGACAACGAAGTTCCCTATGTGGATCCCGACCAACTCTACAACTATTACTGGGCACCGCTGTTTGGCGGCTTCGAGAGCAATTTCGAGGAAGACGAGGATGACGCCATCCGGTCCAGCAAGTCTCTCGATGCGGTCATGAACCAGCATTACGGGGAACTCGACGACATCTACAAGCAGTACATGGAAGACAACAAGAAGAGATTCGAGGGTAAGGTTGCGCTTAAGTTCACTATTGCTGCCAGCGGAAAAATCATTGATATCTCTATCGAGTCGACTACAACGAACGAACTCGAATTTGACCAGCAGATTAAGCAGGCTGTCAGTACCTGGGACTTCGGCGAAATTCCGGGAAGCAACAACAAGACCATCATTGTCCCGTTCAGTTTCAAGGACGATGAGAAGCAGGCTTCGGCCAGCAACGGCAGCGGTGGTATCGCCGATGGCCACGCGACTGCGCAGGAAAATGAAGTCAAGGCCAAGGGCCCCCGTTCCGCGGCGGATGTCATGAAGGTCGTGGAACACCGCACTCCCTCGCTGAGGAACATCTACAACAAGTACAGGGAGAAAAATCCCGGTTTCGAGGGCAGGGTTGTCCTGAAGTTCACGATTGGCCCGGATGGCAAGGTCGTTTCGATGTCAATCAAGTCTTCTACGTCGAACAACGCCAAGTTTGACGAGGAAATCAAGAAGAAAGTCAGTGAATGGAACTTTGGTGCGGCCGGTGCCGGCAACACCACGGTGACAATCCCGTTTGTCTTCTCGGAATAA